From Lycium ferocissimum isolate CSIRO_LF1 chromosome 12, AGI_CSIRO_Lferr_CH_V1, whole genome shotgun sequence, one genomic window encodes:
- the LOC132040364 gene encoding uncharacterized protein LOC132040364 isoform X2 translates to MSQEPVRRKLELKRGTPVPQDEAFKITHVKKKANANDPDHWCEEPAILIMNQYQHSKAEFLRTQPPNTQLTEEQMEERWLESVGGPTSLMFCGCLQRL, encoded by the exons ATGAGTCAAGAGCCCGTGAGGAGGAAGTTG GAACTAAAACGGGGGACGCCAGTGCCTCAAGATGAGGCGTTCAAGATCACTCACGTGAAGAAGAAGGCAAACGCTAATGATCCAGATCACTGGTGTGAGGAACCAGCTATACTTATAATG AATCAATATCAACATTCAAAGGCGGAGTTTCTTCGTACTCAGCCACCCAACACACAGCTGACAGAAGAACAAATGGAGGAAAGGTGGCTTGAGAGTGTTGGTGGTCCCACTAG TttaatgttttgtggatgtttgcAAAGGTTGTGA
- the LOC132040364 gene encoding uncharacterized protein LOC132040364 isoform X1 gives MLGRVRQSHKKPTWILPENYNKLLHYWATNERFLQLSDIGKKARNLTKGGSLHTSGAMSQEPVRRKLELKRGTPVPQDEAFKITHVKKKANANDPDHWCEEPAILIMNQYQHSKAEFLRTQPPNTQLTEEQMEERWLESVGGPTSLMFCGCLQRL, from the exons ATGTTAGGAAGGGTTCGTCAATCTCACAAGAAGCCTACGTGGATCCTTCCTGAAAACTATAACAAGCTACTTCATTACTGGGCAACTAATGAAAGATTCTTACAACTGAGTGACATAGGGAAGAAGGCTAGAAATTTGACGAAGGGTGGTTCCCTACACACTAGTGGGGCTATGAGTCAAGAGCCCGTGAGGAGGAAGTTG GAACTAAAACGGGGGACGCCAGTGCCTCAAGATGAGGCGTTCAAGATCACTCACGTGAAGAAGAAGGCAAACGCTAATGATCCAGATCACTGGTGTGAGGAACCAGCTATACTTATAATG AATCAATATCAACATTCAAAGGCGGAGTTTCTTCGTACTCAGCCACCCAACACACAGCTGACAGAAGAACAAATGGAGGAAAGGTGGCTTGAGAGTGTTGGTGGTCCCACTAG TttaatgttttgtggatgtttgcAAAGGTTGTGA